In Brassica napus cultivar Da-Ae chromosome A3, Da-Ae, whole genome shotgun sequence, the sequence ttctaaatatataaaatacagtaTTAACTtaccaataaaacataaattattgaGAATATCAATAAAAGTGTGTTTGCACCTTAAGTAAAGAAAagcataaaacttaaaaatacgtttgttctttttcaaaaaaaaaaacatttgtcaaAAAGAATGTGACACGTtggttaataaaaatttattttatttatattttacttgaTTGGACTTTTTATTTGGTCCAAACCACAAATTTTGTCTCTTCTTAAAAAAGTAGCCTGGATGCTATATCAATATTTGAGTTTCGGTTTTTATATAGCCTACAAAATTTGGGAGTGAACACCTGTGACGAGCGTTTGACCCGGAATTTTTGGCAGCTCCTTAACCGTTAATTTCCTACATATAGCTTCCATTAGTATAACgagttttctaaaatattttgcaTGCGTATATGATAATAGATAGAGTCTTTTGTTAGTGTTAAATACTTGAGCCACGACATGATGCTGAGAGCCGTCAAACCGGAGCCGCCCGAGGTGGCTAAACCCATAGCTAGCAAACCAGTGGTAATACCAGCTGGTACGAGAACCGGACTGAATACGACGAATAGCGGCATAGTGGCGATAAATGCCACGGCTGTGCCAGCGAGGGATAAACCGGCGAGCAATAAGAGGAACATTGCGGCTATGGTAGCTAAAACGGCCGTTAAGAAACCCTTAAATGTCGGATGTGAATGTTTCTCGTGTTTTTTCTTCAACAACCCCATTCTCACTATTTTTGAATGGCTAGAAGAGAGGGAACCTGCTTCTTTGGTCCCGATGGTTGTGGGAATTTATTAAGAAGTTGGGATTCATTTGCATAGAAATTAAGTGGTGTGGTCTACGTGCACGGTACATGCTCATCTCACACGAAACGATGCAGGTGATGAACGTTGAGCTCTACGTTACGTCAATGCCTTCTCTTTTCATTTGTTCTTTTTGTTGGGCTGCCACACTTTTTTTGCTTCATTTCTAGCTTTATTGTAATTAGCGTTCTAAAATACGTTTTGTGCTAGTGGGACGGTCAACTACCATATAGTTCTGTTTGGTCTAAATATagttggtttggtttgttttggaATTTGGTTATGTTTGACCTTTGATAGAGTTTAATTGAaatatttaatgtgttttcgTTTGTTAGAAATAACTAAAGTGTATATTCAATTAAAACTTTGAAGTGATTTGTATTCAAATAacaaatatctatactattatttgaaaaataaatttacagatttgtcatgttttccataattttaaatttagtcatatttttaatttattcactGGTTTGGTCCCAACTCAAGAGATTGCCTCTCTTTTGATCAAAAGAGAGGCAATCAAGACTCTTCCGTTTCCTTATCTTGACCACCAAGACGACGACGATCCACCTCCTGATGTCGGAACCTTTCATGGATGAATCCAGGGGAAACTTATACTTTATCGAGGTTAATGACCAGAGTTCTTCAGACTTATCGGTTTACGAAATGGAAAGAAACGACTCAAGCTGGTCACTGAAGTATCATGTTGACCTAGAGCCTGTTGCGGCAGCTTTTCCCGAGATGATCATTACTGAATACTACACCTATAGGTGGATCTACGCGTTCTCTGTCATCGGTTTTGTGAAGGAAGAGATAGACGCTGAATCGTACATCGTGCTTCATATTCCAAACAAGGCTGTTAAGTACAACTTCATTAACAAGACTTTCAAGAAACTTTGCAGTTTCGAGCCATCCCAAGATGATGGTGTTAATAACTTTTATGGATCCCGGAGATCTTTCAAGTTTATCGAGTCTCTTGCTAACTTCTAATGTAAGTGGAAGGTGAGTCTGATACAGAGAGTACTACGAGTACCATTCCCATCTTCAACTTGTCACTCTAGATTAAGTTTCATTCTCGTTGAAGTATTTCATGTGATACTTTCATCTAGAACAAGTAGTACCTCAGAGTGTTCCCAAACTTCTCAACACCTTGGATGTGCAAAGTTTATCATCTTATGTTGATTAGAACCCTACCCATTCGAAATCTGCCTTTACATAGGAATAGTTGTATACTTGTATATGTCAGTATCAACCCAACAGATAAGCTTCACACACATTCACTAAATGTTTATAagttccaaaaacaaaacatatctcAGGTTCTACTTTCCAAATATAAGCAGAATCAAATAGATTCTACCTACAAGATCTGCTTAAGATCCAAAAATCTCATAGCAAGAATTGCCAAACTATTGTAAGAGTGAAGAAAGATCTTTTCTATGTGAAAGTTCGGTAATTTCTGTTTAGACagttactctcttttttttccgggaacaaaaaaaaacagaacatgaCACCATGTTTGAATAGTCAAAAAGTCAACGAAACCCAAAGAGTACTTGATAACCAAAACTTTACAATAGCTTCCTCCACAATCTTCTTGAAAACAGAACACATCACATCCTTTAACTCTCTTTATAAACCAACATAACAATCTCTCCTCCTCTTCATTCCTATAAACCATAACACCAAAACCACTCTAAGCGATGTCTTCTTGTTCAAGAACAAGAACTAAAGCTCCAAGATCTGCAAGAATCCGTATCTCTTCTTCACCAGCCAAGATTGTAGTAGATCTCGACGACGTCTTGCTCCACATCCTCTCCTTTCTCCCAATCAAAACCCTCATCAAATGCAAACGCGTATCAAAACGCTGGCGTTCTCTCATAACAAACCCGAACTTCTCCAACCGCATCATCAGTTCCAAACATCCACTCCCAATCTCAGGCCTTTACTTAAAAGGAACAAGAGACATTGAATACAGATTCGTCTCTCTTCTCGATGATGACGATGAAGAAGTCAACGAGCAGCTGCTTTCGTTATCATCATCACCGCTTCGGTTTATAGATCATCCATCTCCGATCATCGTAATGCAATCAACCAACGGTCTTCTCCTCTGCAAATGCACTTGTCCTCCTAACCATTTCAACAGAAACTTCTACGTTTACAATCCCACGACGAAGCAGAAGACTCTTCTCCCTCGAATCATCGACCACGTGGCGCTCTCTCTAGCCTTTGATCCTTCTAAATCTCCTCACTACAAAGTCTTTTGCCTCAGAAAAAGTAGCATCTCCTCCCCTGTTTCCCCtgtttcctctgtttcctctgttttttaCCATATAGAGGTTTACTCCTCTAACGAAGGACCTTGGAGAAGACTTGTTTCGGTTCCTTCTTCCGCTCTTCCTCAAACCGTTACAGATCTCAGTAACACCGTCTTTTGGAACGGCGCGGTTCACTGGTTTTGGTTCGGTCCAAACTCAAGAGACTGTCTCTCTTTCGATATCGAtacagaagaaatcaagactCTTTCTCTCCCTTTTCTTGACCACCACCAAGACGACGAGGAGGATCCACCTGATGTCGGCACCTTGAGGTTCATAGAAGAATCCAGAGGAAATCTTTACTTCATCGAGGTAAACGATCTGAGTTCTCCAGACTTATCGGTCTACGAAATGAACAGAACAGGCCTAACCTGGTTCTTGAAGTATCATGTTGACTTAGAGCCTCTTGCAGCAGCTTTTCCAGAGATGATCAGAACCGAATACTAGGGGTGGGCACtctacccgatatccgaagtggcacccgaacccgatccgaaaaacccgaaccgaaatccgaaccgaagtagcaaaatacccgaacgggtattgaataaggagagattggatacccgaacccgaacagataatacccgaacccgaatggatatccgaagataaccgaacatatgtataattaaccttgtatttctagtttatatctctcattttatataaaatatttatattgatactacatatactttaagttcatatgatatacatacaattacgaaaaaaaatgatttgctactcacttaaaatgcatgtcaagtttttatttcaaaaattagcAAAACAttacatccaaaattaaaaaaaaaaactaaattaatgcctttttagttttaaaatgttatgtccaaatctattaaccattcaatctattaaaaataaaaaaattagttaactgaaagttatatttttaaatacaacaaacttgagaaatgaaaattttaatttttttttcaaaatctaaatatccgaacccgatccgaaataaccgaatccgaactaaaaatacccgaacccgacccgaagtatagaaatacccgaacgggttctagacctctataccgaaatacccgaaaatccgaaatacccgatccgaacccgaacgcccacccctaccgAATACTACACTTATAGGAAGATCTATTCGTTCTCTGTCATCGGTTTTGTTAAAGGAGAGACAGATGCTGAGTCTTCATACATAGTCCTTCACATTCCAAACAAGGCTGTTAAGTACTACTTCATCAGCAAGACTTTCAAGAAGCTTTGCAGCTTCGAGACATCCGATGATGGTGGTGAGAATTTTTACGGATTCGGAAGATCTTTTCAGTTTATTGAGTCTCTTGCTAACGTCTAGAAGAAACTAGATGTCTTGGAGTTTGCTCAAGACCTGCTTCGTGTTTGGTCTAAGAGAAGGCGAAGGAGAGCAACAAGAAATTGCGAGCTGAAAGTATTTGAGTAAACCTTCTTCACTCTGATCCTCACAACCATTACTCGCGAGAATCTCAGGACGGTACAACTTATGATCATCCCCTTTGTTTATAGCTTCTTTACTAGAGACTAGCTCAAGCATGATCACACCGAGACTATACACATCACTCTCTTTGCTCGCTTCTTTCATCTTTACCAACTCAGGTGCTTTGTACCCCTCAGCTGCTGAGACATCAAGAATCTCTTGTCCTGCTGTTTGGTTTAAGAGCAGATGCAAACCGTAATCAGAGATTCGAGGCTCGAAATTCGAGTTTAGAAAAACGTTCTTGGATTTTAAATTGCCGTGGACGATTGGTTTCTGCGTTCCTGTGTGAAGGTGATCAAGAGCTTCGGATATTCCAGTTGTGATGCTTAAAATGTTGCTCCATTTTATAGATTCTTCACCtccacctgaaaaaaaaaaacaagaatgtAACTTTCTTTTAGACTAGGGTCTGTTTAGATTGAGTGTTATCCAAGACTTCTTCAAGTTATGTCATAATGTTCTTACTGAACTAAACTAATGAAGTGTAAAGTGAAACGAAAGTAGTACCGACAAGACAAAGATATATACGAGTATGAGTTGTTtatgctttaaaaaaaacttaaataaaacaatgaaacattGAATTAAATGATCCAGCTAATGTGTATAATTCCAGCTGTGTGTATGATAAtacattgtttttcttttattcttctatgaatatatgtatatatttctaCATGTCTGAAGCTAAATGTGCAAGTAATATCACCATCATGGAAACTGCAAATTGTACATCAGCTCCTTTCATGAATTTAGAGGTTTCTAACCATTTTCCCCGGGAAAATATATTCTCATGATTCTGTTTGTCAATGAAAAAAAGAACCCACAAACCAGAATCTTTAAAGTTTAAATCTTTAAACAAAAGTTTGatgcttaaaaaaaaaaaggttgatACTTTGTGAAAAGAAATAGACTTTCTTATATttgtttcaagaaaataaagaaacagagTGCTTACTTTTGATGAAGTCGGAGAGATTCCCGGAAGAGAAGAAAGGATGAACCATAAGCTTCTCTCCTCTGTTTCCACCGTAGAAACCCAACAGAGGAACCAAGTTCTCATGTCGAACAAACCCAAGCGTCTCGATGACGTCACTATACTCCTTAGCATCACATCTCACTGTACAAACCGGTCGGAGAAACCTGAGAACTCTAACTTTCCCGCTGCGTTGCAGCGACGCCTTGTAGAGAGTCCCGTAGCTTGACTTCCCGATGACTTCTCCCGGAGCATCGAGTATATCGCAGATCGTTAGATCTTCTCCTCCTTGAAACGTCACGAGCTCCTCTGTCTCCGAGGAAGAGACATGTTTGTTATGAACCTTATGGTCGAGTGACTCGACGTCGTATTGATCTGGTTCGGTGGATGATTGTTGTCTTcttctgaagaagaagataaagaaggtTACTATCAGTAATGCTGATAAAGAAACTCCTAGTAACAATGTTAACATATGGTCTTTTCTCATTTCTTGAATGTTATTCTTCTTCTCTAGGGAGAGATGAATGATTAGACTTTAGAATAGATTGGAGAAAGTATTTATGAGGAAGGACATGGAAACTCTGGGATGGCAGATGAAAGCAGTCAGAAAGAGTGATTGATGGTGATGGGAGATGAAGTTGATATTTAAGTTCAGAGGACGGACAGATCTAGAAtagtatatcttttttttttcttccttcgtATCAATGttgactttttgattttttggctTTTGTATATAGGCAAATAcagaatcatatttttttttctcaatttatTGGACATATTCTCCACCAATTATGGCGTAATAATCCCCAATTGTATTTTCCTTTCAGACAAGTACTATACTAGTTCGGGTTAGTGTTTTATAAaccatactttttttttcatctcaAAGATTTTCACATGGCTAtctagttttatatttataaaggtAATTGGCCCTAAAATCATAGTACAGTAaaaatgaagacaaaaaaaatttgattcataaaggtTGCTAattcaagtttttttctttataatttagacatagatttttttttcctataaatgtaggttttattattatataattatttcaaaattttcaaagcaCCAAACTATAAAAAGTTGATTCTTAAAgctaatatatatcttttaaaaaatttagagtATTAGATTGATTTTGGtcactaaaatatgattccctatatattatttgagaagcattgcaacatttttttataaccacgtgtcatcactagaatgattcttagaatccttagagaaataggttggtttatctaaatatataataagctttttattaaaccacaataaatacattattaatgtgcttcattatttccttaaataaaattacggaattgcctaatgtggctaaaatatatatgataattaatgattttgaataataaagatttgataacaataaGTGTGtactataattatatttttaaattttaagctattaaaaaaattaaacaatcatagtaaccatataataaaaattaaaaaaattatttatatattatattttgaatttttaaaaacgagtataaattactaaaactgttaaaagtttcatattcaaattttgtgatctatgatttaaaacttttattatgacatgatacaaataattaaaaactaatataagttgaaagtttcatttaataagtattaaaaataaaagatatata encodes:
- the LOC106429652 gene encoding F-box protein At5g07610, producing the protein MSSCSRTRTKAPRSARIRISSSPAKIVVDLDDVLLHILSFLPIKTLIKCKRVSKRWRSLITNPNFSNRIISSKHPLPISGLYLKGTRDIEYRFVSLLDDDDEEVNEQLLSLSSSPLRFIDHPSPIIVMQSTNGLLLCKCTCPPNHFNRNFYVYNPTTKQKTLLPRIIDHVALSLAFDPSKSPHYKVFCLRKSSISSPVSPVSSVSSVFYHIEVYSSNEGPWRRLVSVPSSALPQTVTDLSNTVFWNGAVHWFWFGPNSRDCLSFDIDTEEIKTLSLPFLDHHQDDEEDPPDVGTLRFIEESRGNLYFIEVNDLSSPDLSVYEMNRTGLTWFLKYHVDLEPLAAAFPEMIRTEYYTYRKIYSFSVIGFVKGETDAESSYIVLHIPNKAVKYYFISKTFKKLCSFETSDDGGENFYGFGRSFQFIESLANV
- the LOC111210389 gene encoding putative kinase-like protein TMKL1 — protein: MRKDHMLTLLLGVSLSALLIVTFFIFFFRRRQQSSTEPDQYDVESLDHKVHNKHVSSSETEELVTFQGGEDLTICDILDAPGEVIGKSSYGTLYKASLQRSGKVRVLRFLRPVCTVRCDAKEYSDVIETLGFVRHENLVPLLGFYGGNRGEKLMVHPFFSSGNLSDFIKSGGEESIKWSNILSITTGISEALDHLHTGTQKPIVHGNLKSKNVFLNSNFEPRISDYGLHLLLNQTAGQEILDVSAAEGYKAPELVKMKEASKESDVYSLGVIMLELVSSKEAINKGDDHKLYRPEILASNGCEDQSEEGLLKYFQLAISCCSPSPSLRPNTKQVLSKLQDI